The following coding sequences lie in one Arachis ipaensis cultivar K30076 chromosome B03, Araip1.1, whole genome shotgun sequence genomic window:
- the LOC107633080 gene encoding glutathione S-transferase T3-like, translating into MTRVALVRIRDISTKILHRKKTCRRYTRLNASRHNSSGVGGSSNPSSQTPIQSSPNSQYSDFANPHGLDAIDLNDDNEDRRQDSIQHWHWKEDEMLISAWLNVSTDPVVGTDQKGETFWSRIHSYCLEFCTDMTRGVVACKKRWYKINKAVAQFAGCYDQASRNIRSGSNADDIKELAYKLYSTHYGQKFTFERHWNMLRLEQKWRSQLPTQSGGSKRTKVSATGAYSSSSNPETPLADEPGVDSPVRPQGSKKSKRKGKGKAQMSEDFSERKSSVVKKLSLMEDIKNVRENEGEEDFAPYHQFLQRNAQLRNRQQHRQLKEDLIEHIWWAINRNWDKFPIGDGLILKERGRINGKKKDGSFEDTLPAGGKYKISF; encoded by the exons ATGACTCGAGTCGCACTCGTTCGGATTCGTGACATCTCCACCAAAATTTTGCACCGCAAGAAGACATGTCGCCGATACACTCGTTTGAA TGCTTCAAGACATAACTCATCTGGTGTTGGTGGCTCTTCTAACCCATCCTCTCAGACTCCTATACAATCTAGTCCAAATTCGCAATATTCGGATTTTGCCAACCCTCATGGATTAGATGCTATCGACCTCAATGATGATAATGAAGATCGGAGGCAAGATAGTATTCAACACTGGCATTGGAAAGAGGATGAGATGTTGATCAGTGCATGGTTAAATGTTTCAACTGACCCTGTAGTTGGTACCGATCAAAAGGGGGAAACATTTTGGAGTCGAATTCATAGCTACTGTTTAGAATTTTGCACCGACATGACAAGGGGGGTAGTTGCATGTAAGAAACGATGGTATAAGATTAACAAGGCTGTGGCACAATTTGCAGGTTGCTACGATCAAGCTAGTCGAAACATAAGGAGTGGTTCGAACGCTGATGATATAAAGGAGTTGGCTTATAAACTTTATTCCACACATTATGGTCAAAAATTCACTTTTGAGAGGCATTGGAACATGCTTCGGCTGGAGCAAAAATGGAGAAGTCAACTACCTACACAGAGTGGCGGCTCAAAGAGAACCAAGGTTAGTGCAACTGGAGCATACTCATCCTCATCAAACCCAGAAACACCGTTGGCTGACGAACCCGGTGTGGACTCTCCCGTTCGCCCACAAGGATCAAAGAAGAGCAAGCGAAAAGGTAAGGGAAAAGCACAGATGTCTGAAGATTTTAGTGAAAGAAAATCATCGGTTGTCAAAAAAttatctctcatggaagatattaAGAATGTTAGAGAAAATGAGGGAGAAGAAGATTTTGCACCATACCATCAATTTCTCCAAAGAAATGCCCAACTTCGAAATAGGCAGCAGCATAGACAATTGAAAGAGGACTTGATTGAACACATATG gtgggccataaacaGGAACTGGGATAAGTTCCCTATTGGAGATGGTCTAATACTAAAAGAGCGTGGGAGAATTAACGGAAAAAAAAAGGACGGGAGTTTCGAGGACACTCTTCCCGCCGGCGGAAAATACAAAATTTCATTTTGA
- the LOC107633079 gene encoding protein FAR1-RELATED SEQUENCE 5-like: protein MDPRPVTRCGCNARIKVHVDSRNGRWYVEFFSDEHNHEMLEARFRGMMRSHRAIKTGDLHQINTMRSSGLRVPTIFRAFANQSGGFEMVGFQVKDIYNAIEKQRRAGASDTDNALKYLQMLKSRDPCMFWKYSLDEQRRLHNIFWCDGASQYDFNVFGDVMGFDATYGRNKYKCPLVIFSGVDHHMRTVVFGCAVLSKEGEESYVWLLRAFLEAMKGKAPKSVITDGDQAMKSAIKAVFPEAHHRLCSWHLLRNATARVGIPRFMTKFRLCLMGDLEVDDFENIWNDAVEEFGLQQNSWVKDMYEKKHMWSNAHIRGKFFAGLKTTSRCEALNMQIGKFIHNGYNLREFIEHF, encoded by the coding sequence ATGGATCCTAGACCAGTAACGCGATGTGGGTGTAATGCGCGGATAAAAGTTCATGTTGACTCAAGGAACGGGAGATGGTACGTTGAGTTCTTCTCGGATGAACATAACCATGAAATGTTGGAGGCAAGGTTTAGGGGAATGATGCGGTCTCACCGGGCAATAAAAACGGGGGATTTACACCAGATTAATACTATGAGAAGCTCTGGCCTTCGAGTTCCGACAATATTTCGGGCTTTTGCAAACCAAAGTGGTGGATTCGAGATGGTTGGGTTTCAGGTGAAAGACATCTATAATGCAATTGAGAAGCAAAGAAGAGCTGGAGCCAGCGACACGGATAATGCACTCAAGTATTTACAAATGTTGAAGAGTCGTGACCCCTGTATGTTTTGGAAGTATTCGTTGGATGAACAACGGAGGCTCCACAATATTTTTTGGTGTGATGGCGCAAGTCAGTATGATTTCAATGTTTTCGGAGATGTTATGGGGTTTGATGCAACGTATGGGAGGAATAAGTACAAATGTCCCCTTGTGATATTCTCTGGCGTGGATCACCACATGCGCACTGTTGTGTTTGGATGTGCGGTTCTCTCAAAGGAAGGGGAGGAAAGCTATGTGTGGTTGCTTCGGGCATTTCTGGAGGCCATGAAAGGAAAGGCTCCTAAGTCCGTTATTACCGACGGTGATCAAGCCATGAAGAGTGCAATCAAAGCTGTATTTCCAGAAGCACATCATAGATTGTGCAGCTGGCACTTGCTACGCAATGCGACCGCTCGAGTAGGTATTCCACGGTTCATGACCAAGTTTCGTCTTTGTTTAATGGGGGATTTGGAGGTCGATGACTTTGAAAATATATGGAATGATGCAGTTGAAGAATTTGGGTTGCAACAGAATTCATGGGTCAAGGATATGTATGAAAAGAAACATATGTGGTCAAATGCCCACATTAGGGGCAAGTTCTTTGCTGGGCTCAAGACAACATCAAGGTGTGAGGCGCTAAATATGCAAATAGGCAAGTTTATACACAACGGCTACAACTTGAGGGAATTTATTGAGCATTTTTAA
- the LOC107630440 gene encoding uncharacterized protein LOC107630440 isoform X2, with protein sequence MIGKLSELLVAGGRASAVLDTIGSPRSPLDMNLKMQSSSPKGLKSYDLGGVGLAIVMALDKSNYNKEGSEILPKHAVSVCTTPNNMNRYRSRPIPVHNEKQHQDHHETDVPNSEDYTYVTYHIPNNKTITKVYYDGGEEGANLRHGYRINDNNNNYFGVGRTTTTTTTTPPTQNLVVEGEASFPTSDFLSSCHLCRKKLHGKDIYMYRY encoded by the coding sequence ATGATCGGAAAGTTGTCGGAGTTGTTAGTCGCCGGAGGCCGCGCCTCTGCAGTTTTGGACACCATAGGGAGTCCAAGAAGCCCTTTGGACATGAACTTGAAGATGCAATCATCATCACCAAAGGGCTTAAAGAGCTATGACCTTGGTGGTGTTGGCCTAGCAATTGTGATGGCACTTGACAAATCCAATTATAACAAAGAAGGTAGTGAGATTTTGCCAAAACATGCCGTTTCTGTTTGTACTACACCAAACAACATGAACCGGTACCGGTCTAGGCCAATCCCGGTTCATAACGAAAAACAACACCAAGATCATCATGAGACTGATGTTCCAAACTCCGAAGATTACACATATGTGACGTATCATATACCTAATAACAAGACCATCACTAAGGTTTACTATGATGGCGGTGAAGAAGGTGCGAATCTAAGACATGGTTACAGGATTaacgacaacaacaacaactacttTGGCGTTggtagaacaacaacaacaaccaccaccaccccaCCAACACAAAATTTGGTTGTTGAAGGTGAAGCGTCGTTTCCCACATCGGATTTTCTCAGTTCATGTCACCTTTGCAGAAAGAAACTCCATGGCAAAGACATATACATGTACAGGTATTGA
- the LOC107630440 gene encoding uncharacterized protein LOC107630440 isoform X1 codes for MIGKLSELLVAGGRASAVLDTIGSPRSPLDMNLKMQSSSPKGLKSYDLGGVGLAIVMALDKSNYNKEGSEILPKHAVSVCTTPNNMNRYRSRPIPVHNEKQHQDHHETDVPNSEDYTYVTYHIPNNKTITKVYYDGGEEGANLRHGYRINDNNNNYFGVGRTTTTTTTTPPTQNLVVEGEASFPTSDFLSSCHLCRKKLHGKDIYMYRGEKGFCSPECRSRQIMIDERKELCRSEASRSVELSSSPYTRDQMFSTGIIAL; via the exons ATGATCGGAAAGTTGTCGGAGTTGTTAGTCGCCGGAGGCCGCGCCTCTGCAGTTTTGGACACCATAGGGAGTCCAAGAAGCCCTTTGGACATGAACTTGAAGATGCAATCATCATCACCAAAGGGCTTAAAGAGCTATGACCTTGGTGGTGTTGGCCTAGCAATTGTGATGGCACTTGACAAATCCAATTATAACAAAGAAGGTAGTGAGATTTTGCCAAAACATGCCGTTTCTGTTTGTACTACACCAAACAACATGAACCGGTACCGGTCTAGGCCAATCCCGGTTCATAACGAAAAACAACACCAAGATCATCATGAGACTGATGTTCCAAACTCCGAAGATTACACATATGTGACGTATCATATACCTAATAACAAGACCATCACTAAGGTTTACTATGATGGCGGTGAAGAAGGTGCGAATCTAAGACATGGTTACAGGATTaacgacaacaacaacaactacttTGGCGTTggtagaacaacaacaacaaccaccaccaccccaCCAACACAAAATTTGGTTGTTGAAGGTGAAGCGTCGTTTCCCACATCGGATTTTCTCAGTTCATGTCACCTTTGCAGAAAGAAACTCCATGGCAAAGACATATACATGTACAG AGGAGAGAAAGGATTTTGTAGCCCAGAGTGCCGTTCAAGGCAGATAATGATTGATGAGAGGAAAGAGCTTTGTAGATCAGAAGCTTCAAGATCTGTGGAACTCTCAAGTTCACCATACACAAGGGACCAAATGTTTTCAACTGGGATTATTGCCCTTTAA